The DNA region GGTTGTAGACGAACAACAGGATCAGGCAATTTACAGAAAGTACTTGACACGAGCTTGCCAATGGCATGACCTATGCACAAGTCGTGCAGATTATCGGACATGAAGGGGAAGAGGTTTCCCGCAACAAAATTGCCGGTGTGCCCGGTGTCATACCTGATATTGAAACCGTTATGTATCAATGGTTCAATAAAAATGCTTCTGGCATGAATGCTATGTTTCAAAACAACGCTCTCATGCAAAAAGCCCAATTTGGCCTTAAATGAACACTGTTTCATCATTTTCCGCCACTCCCCTCATCTCGGCCCGCCAGCACGTCCGCCAGCAAGCCCAGTAGTTCATCCTTGGAAAGCCCCAGGAGAGCCGCCAGAATCGCCCCTTTTTCGATTCCTGGGGTAACTGTTGGGGTAACGGAATCACACCCGCCCCCTAAATCATTGCCCCGCAACGCATTAAACTTGTGCCCATGAGACTCATCATCACTTTGTCGCAGGTTCGAGTCCTGCAGGGCCCACCATTTCCTTTTTTCGCCCGGTTTTCGCCTGTGTTTGCGCGCGGGCATGGAACACCGCCGGGCGGACCCGTCACCCCCGTCTCCCGCGCATCAGCCCTGCCCGCGCAGGGCGGCGGCGCGGTCGAAGATTTCCTCCCTGGATATCCCCGCGACCTCGTAGAGGGCGAAGATGTTCTCGTCGGGGGTCTCCGGGGGGATGGTGTGGGACGCGGCGAGGATGTAGCCGCCGCCGTCGGAGGTCATGCCGGCGATGAGGCGTTCCGTGGCGCGGCGCACCTCCGCGGCGGTGCCGTTGGGGAGCACGCCCTGGGTGTCCACACCGCCCATGAAGGCGAGGTCGCGGCCAAACTCCTGCTTGAGGCTGGCGGGCTCCATGCCGGGGCAGTTGCACTGGACGGGGTTGAGCACGGAGACGCCGATCTCGACGAGGTCGGGGATGATGTCCCGAAGCGCGCCGCAGCAGTGGTAGGCCACGGGGAGCCCGCGGCGCAGGCCGACATCGGCGGAGCGTTTCAGGTGGGGCTTCACCATGCCGCGCCAGAGTTCGGGGCTCATGAGCAGGGACTGCTGGCCCGCCACGTCGTCGCCGAGCCAGAGCCAGTCCACGTCGAAGCGCTCGCAGGCGGCCACGGAGAGCATCACCGAGAAGTCGCCGCAGCGGCCCAGCAGGGCCTCCGCCGCGTCCGGATGCAGGGCCATGTCGAGGAGCGTGTCCTCCATGCCGCGCAGGCGCCAGCACATCTCGAAGACGCAGGGGGACACGTCCACGCCGATGAAGGCGTCGCCGCGCGCGGCGAGGAGCGGCGCCATCTGCGACAGCAGAAACTCGGCGTGCTCCGCGGGGAAGCGGTATCGGGCGGCCTCCTCCGGCGGCAGCCCCGCCAAGGGGAATCCCTCGATCTGGTTGAACCCGCCGCGCTTCACCCAGTGGATGCCCCAGAGGTCCGTGTGGGCGTCGCCCTCGTTTTCGTGGACGATCCCCTCCATGGCGTAATTGTTGTTCACCCAGGTCTGGCGGATGTCGTTGCCCATCGCCTCGCCGACTTTTCCGGCGGGGATTTCCAGCAGCGCCGCCAGCCGCCGCGCCGTGGACGGGTGAAACCACATGAACACCGGCACCCGGTCCGTCGGCTCGCGGCGCAGCGCCGCCAGCACCCGCTCCCGCGATGTCATCATGCCCATGCC from Candidatus Hydrogenedentota bacterium includes:
- a CDS encoding methyltransferase, with amino-acid sequence MGMMTSRERVLAALRREPTDRVPVFMWFHPSTARRLAALLEIPAGKVGEAMGNDIRQTWVNNNYAMEGIVHENEGDAHTDLWGIHWVKRGGFNQIEGFPLAGLPPEEAARYRFPAEHAEFLLSQMAPLLAARGDAFIGVDVSPCVFEMCWRLRGMEDTLLDMALHPDAAEALLGRCGDFSVMLSVAACERFDVDWLWLGDDVAGQQSLLMSPELWRGMVKPHLKRSADVGLRRGLPVAYHCCGALRDIIPDLVEIGVSVLNPVQCNCPGMEPASLKQEFGRDLAFMGGVDTQGVLPNGTAAEVRRATERLIAGMTSDGGGYILAASHTIPPETPDENIFALYEVAGISREEIFDRAAALRGQG